The Meles meles chromosome 12, mMelMel3.1 paternal haplotype, whole genome shotgun sequence genome includes a window with the following:
- the PIWIL1 gene encoding piwi-like protein 1, whose translation MTGRARARARGRARGQETVQHVGATASQQPGYVQPRPQQPAAEGELVGRGRQRGAVGPTAKPQEIQISAGFQELSLAERGGRRRDFHDLGVNTRQNLDHVKESKTGSSGIIVRLSTNHFRLTSRPQWALYQYHIDYNPLMEARRLRSALLFQHEDLIGRCHAFDGTILFLPKRLQHKVTEVFSQTRNGEHVRITITLTNELPPTSPTCLQFYNIIFRRLLKIMNLQQIGRNYYNPSDPIDIPNHRLVIWPGFTTSILQYENNIMLCTDVSHKVLRSETVLDFMFNLYHQTEEHKFQEQVSKELIGLIVLTKYNNKTYRVDDIDWDQNPKSTFKKADGSEVSFLEYYRKQYNQEITDLKQPVLVSQPKRRRGPGGTLPGPAMLIPELCYLTGLTDKMRNDFNVMKDLAVHTRLTPEQRQREVGRLIDYIHKDDNVQRELRDWGLSFDSNLLSFSGRILQAEKIHQGGKTFDYNPQFADWSKETRGAPLISVKPLDNWLLIYTRRNYEAANSLIQNLFKVTPAMGIQMKKAIMIEVDDRTEAYLRVLQQKVTSDTQIVVCLLSSNRKDKYDAIKKYLCTDCPTPSQCVVARTLGKQQTVMAIATKIALQMNCKMGGELWRVDMPLKLAMIVGIDCYHDTTAGRRSIAGFVASINEGMTRWFSRCVFQDRGQELVDGLKVCLQAALRAWNSCNEYMPSRIIVYRDGVGDGQLKTLVNYEVPQFLDCLKSVGRGYNPRLTVIVVKKRVNARFFAQSGGRLQNPLPGTVIDVEVTRPEWYDFFIVSQAVRSGSVSPTHYNVIYDSSGLKPDHIQRLTYKLCHVYYNWPGVIRVPAPCQYAHKLAFLVGQSIHREPNLSLSNRLYYL comes from the exons atgactgggCGAGCCAGAGCGAGAGCCAGAGGACGGGCCCGTGGGCAGGAGACAGTGCAGCATGTGGGTGCCACTGCG AGTCAGCAGCCTGGCTATGTCCAGCCCAGGCCTCAGCAGCCAGCAGCGGAAGGGGAGTTAGTTGGCCGTGGACGACAGAGAGGAGCAGTGGGACCAACAGCCAAGCCCCAAG agatccAGATATCTGCTGGATTTCAAGAGTTATCATTAGCAGAGAGAGGAGGTCGTCGTAGAGACTTTCATGATCTTGGTGTGAATACCAGACAGAACCTGGACCATGTTAAAGAATCAAAAACAG GTTCTTCAGGCATTATAGTAAGGCTGAGCACTAATCATTTTCGATTGACGTCCCGTCCCCAGTGGGCCTTATATCAGTATCACATTGACTATAACCCGCTGATGGAAGCCAGAAGACTCCGCTCagctcttctttttcaacatgAAGACTTAATTGGAAGGTGTCATGCTTTTGATGGAACAATACTATTTTTACCTAAAAGACTACAGCAcaag GTTACTGAAGTGTTCAGTCAGACCCGAAATGGAGAGCATGTGAGGATAACAATCACCTTAACAAATGAACTCCCACCGACGTCACCAACTTGTTTGCAGTtctataatattattttcaggaG GCTCTTGAAGATCATGAATTTACAGCAAATTGGACGGAATTATTATAACCCAAGTGACCCAATTGATATTCCAAATCATAG GTTGGTGATCTGGCCTGGCTTCACCACCTCTATCCTCCAGTACGAGAACAACATCATGCTTTGCACGGACGTCAGTCACAAAGTCCTTCGCAGTGAAACCGTGTTAGATTTCATGTTCAACCTGTATCATCAAACGGAAGAACACAAATTTCAAGAACAAGTTTCTAAGGAGCTAATAGGTTTAATTGTTCTTACCAA GTATAACAATAAAACCTACAGAGTAGATGATATTGACTGGGACCAGAATCCAAAGAGTACCTTTAAGAAAGCGGATGGTTCTGAAGTCAGTTTCTTAGAGTACTACAGGAAG CAATACAACCAAGAAATCACCGACTTGAAGCAGCCTGTTCTGGTCAGTCAGCCGAAGAGAAGGCGAGGCCCTGGCGGCACCTTGCCAGGCCCTGCGATGCTTATTCCAGAACTCTGCTATCTCACAG GGCTAACTGACAAGATGCGTAATGACTTTAACGTGATGAAAGACTTAGCTGTTCACACAAGACTGACTCCTGAACAAAGGCAGCGTGAAGTCGGAAGGCTCATTGATTATATCCATAA AGATGATAATGTTCAGAGGGAGCTTCGAGACTGGGGTTTGAGCTTTGACTCCAACTTACTGTCCTTCTCAGGAAGAATTTTGCAAGCAGAAAAGATTCACCAAGGTGGAAAAACA TTTGATTACAATCCACAATTTGCAGATTGGTCAAAAGAAACAAGAGGTGCACCATTAATTAGTGTTAAGCCGCTAGATAACTGGCTGTTGATCTATACTCGAAGAAATTATGAAGCAGCCAATTCACTGATACAAAATCTATTTAAAGTTACACCAGCCATGGGCatacaaatgaaaaaagcaaTAAT GATTGAAGTGGATGATCGAACCGAAGCCTATTTGAGAGTCTTACAGCAGAAGGTGACCTCAGATACCCAGATA GTTGTCTGTCTGTTGTCGAGTAACCGGAAAGACAAATATGATGCTATTAAAAAATACTTGTGCACAGATTGCCCTACCCCGAGTCAGTGTGTGGTGGCCCGGACTCTCGGCAAGCAGCAGACAGTCATGGCCATTGCCACCAAGATCGCCCTGCAGATGAACTGCAAGATGGGTGGAGAGCTCTGGAGGGTTGACATGCCT CTAAAACTGGCGATGATAGTCGGCATTGACTGTTACCATGACACCACAGCTGGACGGAGGTCGATTGCAGGATTTGTCGCAAGTATCAACGAGGGGATGACCCG CTGGTTCTCGCGCTGTGTGTTTCAAGATCGAGGACAAGAACTTGTAGATGGGCTCAAAGTCTGCTTACAAG CTGCCCTGCGGGCTTGGAACAGCTGCAATGAATACATGCCCAGTCGGATCATTGTGTATCGGGACGGCGTGGGCGACGGCCAGCTGAAAACGCTGGTCAACTATGAAGTGCCCCAGTTTCTGGATTGCCTGAAATCTGTTGGTAGAGGTTACAA CCCAAGACTAACGGTCATTGTGGTGAAGAAACGAGTGAATGCCAGATTTTTTGCTCAGTCTGGAGGAAGACTTCAGAACCCACTTCCCGGGACGGTTATTGACGTAGAAGTTACCAGACCAGAATG gtatgatttttttattgtgagcCAGGCGGTGAGAAGTGGCAGTGTTTCGCCCACGCACTATAATGTCATCTACGACAGCAGTGGCCTGAAGCCAGACCACATACAGAGGCTCACGTACAAGCTATGTCACGTCTACTACAACTGGCCA GGTGTCATCCGCGTCCCCGCTCCTTGCCAGTATGCCCACAAGCTGGCTTTCCTGGTGGGCCAGAGCATTCACAGGGAGCCCAACCTGTCCCTGTCCAACCGCCTCTACTACCTCTGA